Proteins from a single region of Corynebacterium pseudogenitalium:
- a CDS encoding ComF family protein — translation MALAEVGELFLPRHCAGCGTPGSVLCPACRTELSALPRRVSPQHLPHVPVFALGPYGGAHRGVVLAMKERRNLAVRKHVGAVLDAALTFLEVRGEIHPDALLVPAPTRAVSARERGGDPVSVICKRSGRKVVDVLELAESTTDQSELDAAHRRSNLAGAVRMRRGWEALHTGTGAGPVIVVDDVVTTGATLQTSVEVLLAHGFDVVSCIAVCAA, via the coding sequence GTGGCGCTCGCAGAGGTTGGTGAACTCTTCCTACCGCGCCACTGCGCTGGGTGCGGGACCCCAGGCTCCGTGTTGTGCCCAGCCTGCCGCACTGAACTGTCGGCACTGCCGCGCCGGGTGTCGCCGCAGCACTTGCCGCACGTGCCGGTGTTCGCGCTCGGGCCGTACGGCGGCGCGCACCGTGGGGTAGTGCTCGCGATGAAGGAGCGTAGGAATTTGGCTGTGCGCAAGCATGTCGGGGCGGTGCTGGACGCGGCGCTGACCTTTCTTGAGGTTCGCGGTGAGATTCACCCGGACGCGCTGCTGGTCCCTGCGCCGACGCGCGCGGTCTCGGCAAGGGAGCGCGGCGGGGACCCGGTGAGCGTGATCTGTAAGCGTTCGGGGCGCAAGGTGGTGGACGTGTTGGAGCTCGCGGAATCAACGACTGACCAGTCGGAGTTGGACGCGGCGCACCGCCGGTCCAACTTGGCCGGCGCGGTGCGGATGCGCCGCGGGTGGGAGGCGCTGCACACGGGCACGGGCGCTGGCCCCGTCATTGTTGTTGACGATGTCGTGACCACCGGCGCCACGCTTCAGACCAGCGTGGAAGTGCTGCTCGCGCACGGGTTTGACGTGGTCAGCTGCATTGCCGTGTGCGCCGCCTAG
- the hpf gene encoding ribosome hibernation-promoting factor, HPF/YfiA family, giving the protein MTSAEHTDGFAPAAQVTITGRNVEVPEHFQERVNAKLAKIEKLDPTLTFFHVELQHEPNPRREAQAQRVQITATGKGHLARAEAKEDSFYAALESALGKLERSLRKVKVRREIARSGHRAPKSTGEIAAELAHEAEDARAKQAEGQYDTDPYAGTFEDAPLGQVVRRKLHPDTPISVDEALSEMELVGHDFYLFIDEESKRPAVVYRRHAYDYGLITLAPEDEVKANDEK; this is encoded by the coding sequence ATGACTTCTGCAGAGCACACCGACGGATTCGCACCAGCAGCCCAGGTTACGATTACTGGCCGTAACGTCGAGGTCCCAGAGCATTTCCAAGAGCGCGTCAACGCCAAGCTCGCCAAGATTGAGAAGCTTGATCCAACGTTGACGTTCTTCCATGTTGAGCTGCAGCACGAGCCGAACCCTCGTCGTGAGGCACAGGCACAGCGCGTGCAGATTACTGCGACCGGCAAGGGCCACCTGGCACGTGCGGAAGCCAAGGAAGACAGCTTCTACGCAGCGCTTGAATCCGCGCTGGGTAAGCTGGAGCGTTCCTTGCGTAAGGTGAAGGTCCGCCGCGAGATTGCTCGTTCCGGCCACCGTGCACCGAAGTCCACCGGCGAAATCGCAGCTGAGCTTGCGCACGAGGCAGAGGATGCTCGCGCAAAGCAGGCGGAGGGCCAGTATGACACTGACCCGTACGCGGGCACCTTTGAGGATGCGCCGCTCGGCCAGGTTGTGCGTCGCAAGCTGCACCCGGATACCCCGATCAGCGTCGATGAGGCGCTCTCCGAGATGGAGCTGGTTGGCCACGACTTCTACCTCTTCATCGATGAAGAGTCGAAGCGTCCAGCAGTGGTCTACCGCCGCCACGCATACGACTACGGTCTGATCACCCTGGCTCCAGAAGATGAAGTCAAGGCAAACGACGAGAAGTAG
- the secA gene encoding preprotein translocase subunit SecA has protein sequence MFGLSKLLRAGEGRMVKRLSKIADQVMDLDEEYAALTDDELKAKTEEFKQKIADGASLDDILLDAFATAREASWRVLGQKHYKVQIMGGAALHFGSVAEMKTGEGKTLTSVLPAYLNGLSGKGVHIVTVNDYLAKRDAEMMGRVHHFLGLDVGVILSDMRPQERKKAYDAAITYGTNNELGFDYLRDNMTRSVNDMVQRGHNFAIVDEVDSILIDEARTPLIISGPVDGSSQFYTVFAQLAPRMREGIHYEVDHRKRTIGISEEGVEFVEDQLGIDNLYAPEHSQLVSYLNNAIKAKELFERDKDYIIRQGEVMIVDSFTGRVLAGRRYNEGMHQAIEAKENVEIKNENQTLATVTLQNYFRLYDKLAGMTGTAETEAAELHQIYKMDVVQIPPNRPNQRVDRDDLIYKTQEAKFAAVAEDIAEHVEKGQPVLVGTTSVERSEYLSQLLTRKGIKHNVLNAKHHEEEGRIIAEAGLPAKVTVSTNMAGRGTDIVLGGNPEILLDAKLQEQGLDPFEDEERYQEAWNEQLPKAKERSKQLGDEVREAGGLYVIGTERHESRRIDNQLRGRSGRQGDPGETRFYLSMRDELMVRFVGQSMENMMNRLNVPDDVPIEAKMVSNAIKGAQSQVENQNFEMRKNVLKYDEVLNEQRKVVYGERQEILASKDIKDQVRRMISSTVGAYVDGATMEGYVEDWDLQELWHALESLYGPSKTAQELIDGDEYGKPGELTAEQLREALIDDAQAQYDQLEANVAEIGGEEQMRNVERMVILPIIDTKWREHLYEMDYLKEGIGLRAMAQRDPLVEYQKEGGDMFNAMNEAIQEETVRQLFMMRKQFESAEDETAQA, from the coding sequence GTGTTTGGACTGTCGAAACTGCTGCGTGCGGGTGAAGGGCGTATGGTAAAACGCCTCTCGAAGATCGCTGATCAAGTCATGGATCTCGATGAGGAGTACGCGGCACTCACAGATGACGAGTTGAAGGCCAAAACGGAAGAGTTTAAGCAAAAGATTGCCGACGGCGCTTCGCTCGACGACATTTTGCTCGATGCGTTCGCGACAGCCCGCGAGGCATCCTGGCGCGTGCTGGGGCAGAAGCACTACAAGGTGCAGATCATGGGCGGTGCCGCGCTGCACTTCGGTTCCGTCGCCGAGATGAAAACTGGTGAAGGTAAGACCCTGACCTCGGTGCTGCCTGCCTACCTCAATGGTTTGAGCGGCAAGGGCGTGCACATTGTTACCGTCAACGACTACTTGGCAAAGCGTGACGCCGAGATGATGGGTCGTGTCCACCACTTCCTGGGGCTCGACGTTGGTGTGATCCTGTCCGACATGCGCCCGCAGGAGCGCAAGAAGGCGTACGACGCGGCGATTACGTACGGCACCAACAACGAACTCGGCTTCGACTACCTGCGTGACAACATGACCCGTTCGGTCAACGACATGGTGCAGCGCGGCCACAACTTCGCCATCGTGGACGAGGTTGACTCGATTCTTATCGACGAAGCCCGTACTCCGCTGATTATTTCCGGCCCGGTTGATGGCTCCAGCCAGTTCTACACCGTGTTCGCGCAGCTCGCACCGCGTATGCGCGAGGGCATCCACTACGAGGTGGACCACCGTAAGCGCACCATTGGTATCTCCGAGGAAGGCGTGGAGTTCGTCGAGGACCAGCTGGGCATTGACAACCTGTACGCGCCTGAGCACTCGCAGCTGGTGAGCTACCTGAATAACGCTATTAAGGCGAAGGAGCTCTTCGAGCGCGATAAGGACTACATCATCCGCCAGGGTGAGGTCATGATCGTCGATAGCTTCACGGGCCGCGTGCTGGCGGGCCGTCGCTACAACGAGGGTATGCACCAGGCGATCGAGGCGAAGGAAAACGTCGAGATCAAGAACGAGAACCAGACGCTGGCGACGGTGACGCTGCAGAACTACTTCCGTCTCTACGACAAGCTGGCTGGCATGACCGGTACCGCTGAGACTGAGGCGGCGGAGCTGCACCAGATCTACAAGATGGACGTTGTGCAGATTCCACCGAACCGCCCGAACCAGCGTGTGGACCGCGACGACCTGATCTACAAGACGCAGGAAGCGAAGTTCGCCGCTGTTGCGGAGGATATTGCGGAGCACGTCGAGAAGGGCCAGCCGGTGCTGGTCGGTACCACCTCGGTGGAGCGCTCGGAGTACCTCTCGCAGCTGCTGACGCGTAAGGGCATTAAGCACAACGTGCTCAACGCGAAGCACCACGAGGAAGAAGGCCGCATTATTGCGGAGGCTGGTCTGCCGGCGAAGGTGACGGTCTCTACGAACATGGCTGGTCGCGGTACGGATATCGTGCTGGGTGGCAACCCGGAAATTCTGTTGGACGCGAAGCTGCAGGAGCAGGGCCTCGACCCGTTCGAGGACGAGGAGCGCTACCAGGAGGCGTGGAACGAGCAGCTGCCGAAGGCGAAGGAGCGCTCGAAGCAGCTCGGCGACGAGGTGCGTGAGGCCGGTGGCCTGTACGTTATCGGTACGGAGCGCCACGAGTCTCGTCGCATTGATAACCAGCTGCGTGGCCGTTCTGGCCGTCAGGGTGACCCGGGTGAGACCCGTTTCTACCTGTCGATGCGCGACGAGCTCATGGTCCGCTTCGTTGGCCAGTCGATGGAAAACATGATGAACCGCCTCAACGTTCCGGACGATGTTCCGATTGAGGCGAAGATGGTGTCGAATGCGATTAAGGGCGCGCAGTCGCAGGTTGAGAACCAGAACTTCGAGATGCGTAAGAACGTCCTGAAGTACGACGAGGTGCTCAACGAGCAGCGCAAGGTGGTCTACGGTGAGCGCCAGGAGATCTTGGCGTCGAAGGACATCAAGGATCAGGTCCGCCGCATGATCAGCTCGACTGTCGGCGCGTACGTGGATGGCGCGACGATGGAGGGCTACGTCGAGGACTGGGACCTGCAGGAACTCTGGCACGCACTCGAGTCCCTGTACGGCCCGTCGAAGACGGCACAGGAGCTTATCGACGGCGACGAGTACGGCAAGCCGGGCGAGCTCACCGCTGAGCAGCTTCGCGAGGCACTCATCGACGACGCCCAGGCGCAGTACGATCAGCTCGAGGCGAACGTTGCCGAGATCGGCGGCGAGGAGCAGATGCGCAACGTGGAGCGTATGGTGATCCTGCCGATCATCGATACGAAGTGGCGTGAGCACCTCTACGAGATGGATTACCTCAAGGAGGGCATCGGCCTGCGTGCGATGGCGCAGCGCGACCCGCTGGTTGAGTACCAGAAGGAGGGTGGCGACATGTTCAACGCGATGAATGAGGCCATCCAGGAGGAGACGGTGCGTCAACTCTTCATGATGCGCAAGCAGTTCGAGTCGGCAGAAGACGAGACGGCGCAGGCCTAA
- a CDS encoding HAD family hydrolase codes for MQGLIIDYAGVLDQDPEDQRRWQQLIEAVKEKDKAVGILSNEESEGQMADAVRDWEFRGVVDAVVLSGDIGAEKPSPAAFQAAADALDIPLNDCVMIDDDIMNVRSAVECGMIAILHTAFDRTAVEIQTLFNIEGEF; via the coding sequence ATGCAGGGACTCATTATTGACTACGCAGGTGTGTTGGACCAGGACCCGGAGGACCAGCGCCGCTGGCAGCAGCTGATTGAGGCTGTGAAGGAGAAAGACAAGGCCGTAGGCATTTTGTCCAACGAGGAATCCGAGGGCCAAATGGCGGACGCGGTGCGGGACTGGGAGTTCCGCGGTGTCGTGGATGCGGTGGTGCTCTCCGGCGACATTGGTGCGGAGAAGCCGTCCCCGGCAGCATTCCAGGCCGCGGCGGATGCGCTGGATATTCCGCTCAATGACTGCGTCATGATCGACGACGACATCATGAACGTCCGCTCGGCCGTCGAGTGCGGCATGATCGCGATTTTGCACACGGCGTTTGACCGCACCGCGGTAGAGATCCAGACGCTGTTCAATATCGAGGGAGAGTTTTAA
- a CDS encoding DUF6912 family protein → MRVYIPATFSMVEGLAADKVLHPRNGWGFAATTALREFFTSGDEEEIEAVAFDDAALASIRLLAIGDQDRFPHRRVVISADVDAEEADDMGDSVVRVSGPVALEDVAAIHIDLAEAEAATAKAIEHIDAADLGDEDAELAVGDAQDNYLAFYDVSELPFLVELL, encoded by the coding sequence ATGCGTGTCTACATCCCCGCGACGTTCTCCATGGTAGAGGGACTCGCCGCAGACAAGGTGCTGCACCCGCGCAACGGGTGGGGCTTCGCCGCGACGACGGCGCTGCGCGAGTTCTTCACCTCCGGCGATGAGGAGGAGATCGAAGCAGTAGCGTTTGACGACGCCGCGCTGGCCTCCATCCGTCTGCTGGCGATTGGTGACCAGGATCGGTTCCCGCACCGCCGCGTGGTGATCTCCGCGGACGTGGACGCCGAGGAAGCCGATGACATGGGGGACTCCGTCGTGCGGGTGTCTGGGCCGGTGGCGCTGGAGGACGTTGCGGCGATCCATATCGACCTGGCGGAGGCAGAAGCGGCGACGGCGAAGGCCATCGAACACATCGACGCCGCAGACCTCGGGGACGAGGACGCGGAGCTGGCCGTCGGGGACGCGCAGGACAATTACCTGGCGTTTTACGACGTCAGCGAGTTACCGTTCCTCGTCGAGCTGCTTTAG
- the rsgA gene encoding ribosome small subunit-dependent GTPase A: MARRKFSDYDESDVRVRPGRGSRPRTKDRPSYEDALTGMVVTKDRGRWGVMLDNGTLVACMRARHLKRTSIEVGDRVSVVGDTSGRKDTLARIVLRADRTSVLRRTADDTDPFERVVVANAELLLIVVAAADPPPRTGLVERALIAAFVGGVRPIVCMTKTDLARPDEFIAEIKDLNVEVLTVGIDDPLDQLTQRLNDHVSACVGHSGVGKSTLVNRLVPDAQRETGDVSGVGKGRHTSTQSVALDLPGGGWIIDTPGIRSFGLAHVSPDQVIDVFPELAEAAQDCPRGCTHAGPPTDPECAWDAFEGGALSRRVAAVRRLLSALRSNNEWDLKQLDEER; the protein is encoded by the coding sequence ATGGCACGCCGCAAGTTCAGCGATTACGACGAATCCGACGTCCGCGTCCGGCCCGGCCGCGGCTCGCGCCCCCGCACCAAGGACCGCCCCTCCTACGAGGACGCGCTCACCGGGATGGTGGTCACGAAGGATAGGGGGCGCTGGGGTGTCATGCTGGATAACGGCACGCTGGTTGCCTGCATGCGAGCGCGCCACCTGAAGCGCACCAGCATCGAGGTCGGCGACCGAGTCAGCGTCGTGGGTGATACCAGCGGGCGCAAGGACACGCTCGCCCGCATCGTGCTGCGCGCCGACCGCACCTCGGTCCTGCGCCGCACCGCGGACGACACCGACCCCTTCGAGCGTGTCGTCGTCGCCAACGCGGAGCTGTTGCTCATCGTGGTCGCCGCCGCCGACCCGCCGCCACGCACCGGGCTTGTGGAGCGCGCGCTCATCGCCGCATTCGTCGGCGGGGTGCGCCCCATTGTCTGCATGACAAAAACGGACCTCGCGCGCCCCGACGAGTTCATCGCAGAAATCAAGGACCTCAACGTCGAAGTCCTCACCGTAGGTATCGACGACCCCCTCGACCAACTCACACAACGCCTCAACGACCACGTATCGGCCTGCGTCGGCCACTCCGGCGTGGGCAAGTCGACACTGGTCAACCGCCTCGTCCCGGACGCGCAACGCGAAACCGGCGACGTCTCCGGCGTGGGCAAAGGCCGCCACACCTCAACGCAGTCCGTGGCGCTCGATCTTCCGGGCGGCGGCTGGATCATCGACACACCGGGCATCCGCTCGTTCGGCCTGGCGCACGTCTCCCCCGACCAAGTAATCGACGTCTTCCCCGAGCTCGCCGAGGCAGCCCAGGATTGCCCGCGCGGCTGCACGCACGCCGGCCCGCCCACGGACCCGGAGTGCGCCTGGGACGCCTTCGAGGGAGGGGCGCTGTCGCGCCGCGTCGCCGCCGTGCGACGCCTACTCAGCGCGCTGCGCTCCAACAACGAGTGGGATCTAAAGCAGCTCGACGAGGAACGGTAA
- the aroA gene encoding 3-phosphoshikimate 1-carboxyvinyltransferase, whose product MTDLWPAPSIADPVRATLALPGSKSMTNRAYVLAALASGPSTLVGALRSRDTDLMEAALAALGVQFTHDGDTVHVQPAPLRGGDINCGLAGTVMRFVPPVAAFAHGTTRFDGDPHARTRPMGTILDALRQLGADIDGERLPFTVHGTGTVAGGDVSIDASGSSQFVSGLLLAAARFEQGVTITHTGDSLPSMPHIDMTVAMLREAGVETQCEDATWHVAPQEIRGRRWEIEPDLSNATPFLAAAAITGGEVRIEHWPTQTTQAGDVIRDILAQMGCEVELSGNSLRVQGPTPGTLQGISLDMEDIGELTPTVAALATQAATPSELTGIAHLRGHETDRLAALTTEINRLGGACKELDDGLRIHPQPLHGGTWHSYDDHRMATAGAIIGLTTPGVQVENIATTAKTLPDFPTMWHTALQHEEA is encoded by the coding sequence ATGACTGACTTGTGGCCAGCCCCCTCCATTGCCGACCCCGTCCGCGCCACACTCGCGCTGCCGGGGTCGAAATCGATGACGAACCGCGCCTATGTTCTCGCGGCGCTGGCCTCTGGCCCGTCGACGCTGGTCGGGGCGCTGCGCTCCCGCGACACCGACCTCATGGAGGCGGCCCTGGCTGCCCTCGGCGTACAGTTCACCCACGACGGCGACACCGTCCACGTCCAGCCAGCACCGCTGCGCGGCGGCGACATCAACTGCGGCCTGGCAGGCACCGTGATGCGCTTCGTGCCACCAGTGGCGGCGTTCGCGCACGGCACCACCCGCTTCGACGGCGACCCGCACGCTCGCACCCGGCCGATGGGCACCATCCTGGATGCGCTGCGCCAGCTCGGCGCCGATATCGACGGGGAGCGCCTCCCCTTCACTGTCCACGGCACCGGCACTGTCGCAGGCGGGGACGTCAGCATTGACGCCTCCGGGTCTTCCCAGTTCGTCTCCGGACTGCTGCTTGCCGCGGCGCGCTTCGAGCAAGGCGTCACCATCACCCACACGGGCGACTCGCTGCCGTCCATGCCGCATATTGATATGACGGTGGCAATGCTGCGCGAAGCCGGCGTCGAGACGCAGTGCGAGGACGCGACCTGGCACGTTGCCCCGCAGGAGATCCGCGGGAGGCGCTGGGAGATTGAGCCGGACCTGTCGAACGCGACGCCGTTTTTGGCCGCCGCGGCCATCACCGGTGGCGAAGTGCGCATCGAGCACTGGCCAACGCAGACGACGCAGGCGGGCGACGTAATCCGCGACATCCTGGCACAAATGGGCTGCGAGGTCGAACTATCCGGCAACTCACTGCGCGTGCAGGGCCCGACCCCGGGCACCCTGCAGGGCATCAGCTTGGACATGGAAGACATCGGCGAGCTCACCCCGACCGTCGCGGCGCTGGCCACGCAGGCGGCGACCCCATCGGAGCTGACCGGCATCGCGCACCTGCGCGGGCATGAAACGGACCGGCTGGCGGCGCTCACCACCGAAATCAACAGGCTTGGCGGCGCTTGCAAAGAGCTTGACGACGGCCTCCGTATCCACCCACAGCCCCTCCACGGCGGCACGTGGCACTCCTACGACGACCACCGCATGGCCACCGCCGGCGCCATCATCGGCCTGACCACCCCGGGTGTGCAGGTGGAAAACATCGCAACGACGGCAAAGACCCTGCCCGACTTCCCCACGATGTGGCACACCGCACTCCAGCACGAAGAAGCATAG
- a CDS encoding SOS response-associated peptidase, with amino-acid sequence MCGRFVLFSTGEQLLGFVGSLPGVRDVVAPDGTPPARYNVAPTHQVPIVRFHEHEALVQAARWGLLPSWKRDDSGPPLFNARGETVAVKPSFRSAMRSQRGIMLLDGYYEWHEKQPYYVTPESGMLVAAALWDTGANRLSTTMVTTDAAERIAWLHHRLPLFLLPEEIEQWTQGTAEEAQELISPSRVAPQLQWHAVGREVGNVRNDSPELIQPI; translated from the coding sequence ATGTGTGGCCGTTTCGTTTTGTTTAGCACCGGCGAGCAACTCCTCGGATTCGTCGGCTCTCTCCCAGGCGTGCGCGACGTTGTAGCGCCCGACGGCACGCCACCCGCCCGCTACAACGTCGCGCCGACGCACCAAGTACCCATCGTGCGCTTCCACGAACACGAGGCGCTCGTCCAAGCCGCGCGCTGGGGCCTTCTCCCGAGCTGGAAGCGCGACGACTCCGGCCCGCCACTGTTCAACGCGCGCGGGGAGACCGTCGCGGTAAAGCCGTCGTTCCGTAGCGCAATGCGCTCGCAGCGCGGCATCATGCTTCTCGACGGCTACTACGAATGGCACGAAAAACAGCCCTACTACGTCACCCCGGAGTCCGGGATGCTCGTCGCCGCCGCACTGTGGGACACCGGCGCTAACCGGCTTTCGACGACCATGGTCACCACCGACGCCGCCGAACGTATCGCGTGGTTACACCACCGGCTCCCGCTGTTCCTCTTGCCTGAGGAAATCGAGCAGTGGACACAAGGCACAGCAGAAGAGGCTCAAGAGCTCATCTCTCCCTCGCGCGTGGCACCGCAGCTGCAGTGGCATGCGGTTGGGCGCGAGGTGGGCAACGTCCGAAACGATTCGCCCGAGCTCATCCAACCGATCTAG
- the ybaK gene encoding Cys-tRNA(Pro) deacylase — protein MQRTRALKVVAKTPHKVLEYAASQDNFGEHSAHELGLDPTTVLKTLVVSNVQDPKKLALCCVPVSGHLSLKAAAKALGWKKAAMAELAQAEHATGYVVGGISPLGTLKRLPVLLDATIESLDAITVSAGQRGLSVQLAPGDLAKLTSGKFAPIGA, from the coding sequence ATGCAACGAACTCGCGCTTTGAAAGTTGTGGCGAAGACTCCTCATAAGGTGTTGGAGTACGCCGCGAGCCAGGATAATTTCGGTGAGCATTCGGCCCATGAGCTGGGGCTTGATCCTACGACGGTGCTCAAGACGCTGGTGGTGTCGAATGTGCAGGACCCGAAGAAGCTCGCCCTGTGCTGCGTGCCGGTCTCTGGGCACCTGAGTTTGAAGGCAGCAGCGAAGGCGCTGGGGTGGAAGAAGGCTGCGATGGCGGAGCTCGCACAGGCTGAGCACGCCACGGGCTATGTCGTGGGTGGCATCTCGCCGCTGGGCACGCTCAAGAGGCTCCCAGTGCTTCTCGACGCCACCATCGAATCCCTCGACGCCATCACCGTCTCCGCCGGTCAGCGGGGGCTATCCGTGCAACTGGCCCCGGGTGACCTGGCGAAACTGACGTCCGGGAAGTTCGCGCCGATCGGCGCCTAG
- a CDS encoding sigma-70 family RNA polymerase sigma factor has product MAPMAETDLKTRFTEEAMPLLDQLYGGALRMTRNPQDAEDLVQETFLKAYNAFDSFKPGTNLKAWMYRIMTNTYINSYRKKKRRPLETSAEDVTDHQLYTTSSHDSTGLESAEVEALKAMPNSRISEALNALNEDYRMVVYYADVEGMAYKEIAEVMDIPLGTVMSRLHRGRKQLREMLKDVAHEQGIGLDHADMAELKQQKVEEK; this is encoded by the coding sequence ATGGCCCCTATGGCCGAAACAGACCTCAAAACACGCTTTACTGAGGAAGCGATGCCACTGCTAGACCAGCTCTACGGCGGCGCGCTGCGGATGACCCGCAACCCCCAAGACGCCGAAGACCTCGTGCAAGAGACCTTCTTGAAGGCGTACAACGCATTCGACAGCTTCAAACCAGGCACTAACCTGAAGGCGTGGATGTACCGAATCATGACGAACACGTACATCAACTCCTACAGGAAGAAGAAGCGCCGACCACTGGAAACCTCGGCCGAGGACGTGACCGACCATCAGCTGTACACCACAAGCTCGCACGACTCGACCGGCCTCGAATCAGCGGAGGTTGAGGCGCTCAAGGCGATGCCGAACTCGCGGATCAGCGAAGCGCTCAACGCGCTGAATGAGGACTACCGCATGGTGGTCTACTACGCGGACGTCGAAGGCATGGCGTACAAGGAAATCGCCGAAGTGATGGACATTCCACTGGGGACCGTCATGAGCCGACTGCACCGTGGAAGAAAACAACTGCGCGAGATGTTGAAAGACGTGGCACATGAACAGGGCATCGGGCTCGACCATGCGGATATGGCGGAGTTGAAGCAGCAGAAGGTGGAGGAGAAGTAA
- a CDS encoding 50S ribosomal protein bL37: protein MSKRGRKRKDRRKKSANRGKRPNA from the coding sequence ATGAGCAAGCGTGGCCGTAAGCGTAAGGACCGTCGCAAGAAGAGCGCGAACCGCGGTAAGCGTCCAAACGCATAA
- a CDS encoding WhiB family transcriptional regulator: MDWRHEAVCRDEDPELFFPVGNSGPALAQIAEAKLVCNRCPVTSHCMKWALETGQDAGVWGGLSEEERRALKRRNKARARNRARLSA; this comes from the coding sequence ATGGATTGGCGCCACGAAGCCGTTTGCCGCGACGAGGACCCAGAACTCTTCTTCCCTGTCGGCAACTCCGGCCCTGCACTCGCTCAGATCGCCGAAGCCAAGCTTGTTTGCAACCGCTGCCCAGTCACTTCCCACTGCATGAAGTGGGCACTGGAGACCGGCCAAGACGCCGGCGTCTGGGGTGGCCTTTCTGAGGAAGAGCGTCGCGCACTGAAGCGCCGCAACAAGGCCCGCGCGCGCAACCGCGCACGCCTGTCGGCCTAA